Proteins encoded together in one Balaenoptera ricei isolate mBalRic1 chromosome 2, mBalRic1.hap2, whole genome shotgun sequence window:
- the LOC132360845 gene encoding small ubiquitin-related modifier 1-like: protein MSDQEAKPSTEDLGDKKEGESTKLKVIRQDSSEIHFKVKMMTHHKKLKESYCQRQGVPMNSLRFLFEGQRIADNHTPKELGMEEEDVNEVYQEQTGAFNESKALSTKTHGLVEQTRILIFNKL, encoded by the exons ATGTCTGACCAGGAGGCAAAACCTTCAACTGAGGACTTGGGGgataagaaggaaggagagagcacTAAACTCAAAGTCATCAGACAGGATAGCAGTGAGATTCACTTCAAAGTGAAAATGATGACACATCACAAGAAACTCAAAGAATCATACTGTCAAAGACAGGGAGTTCCCATGAATTCACTCAGGTTTCTCTTTGAAGGTCAGAGAATTGCTGATAATCACACTCCAAAAGAACTGGGAATGGAGGAAGAAGATGTGAATGAAGTTTATCAGGAACAAACGGGGGCATTCAATg agTCTAAGGCCTTGTCCACCAAGACTCATGGTCTGGTGGAACAGACTCGAATcctcatttttaacaagctctga